Proteins from a single region of Punica granatum isolate Tunisia-2019 chromosome 8, ASM765513v2, whole genome shotgun sequence:
- the LOC116215916 gene encoding transcription factor bHLH79-like isoform X1, giving the protein MDPLLITESAFSAASLSAYSLSEIWPLRGEASNRVPTGLQVGSLGRLGKQDGTGEASMVTAHSGRRKRKGVTAGMEEEDGGSSRMCSATHGNILNGSSNKSTKIGQPRDDIHSSEPKAATSSAAVWYKQVDQSSRPPGPPKGYIHVRARRGQATDSHSLAERVSRARREKISERMKILQEIVPGCNKVIGKALMLDKLINYIQSLRQQVKFLSMKLEAVNSRTNMNPNIDGFPPKDVSVRHILQYDEGNAYKLTSRKNNIFKPCWCLMMLQPFDATGMMFAPQTAREYMSAPEPEWLHMQIGTNFEQPE; this is encoded by the exons ATGGACCCTCTGCTGATCACCGAGTCTGCCTTCTCTGCCGCAAGCCTTTCCGCATACAGCCTCTCCGAGATTTGGCCGCTCCGTGGGGAGGCTTCCAACAGAGTGCCTACGGGTCTCCAAGTAGGGAGCCTAGGCAGGTTGGGAAAACAGGACGGTACAGGAGAAGCTTCGATGGTTACAGCGCACAGCGGCAGACGGAAGAGGAAGGGGGTGACGGCGGGGATGGAGGAGGAAGATGGCGGGTCTTCCCGGATGTGTTCTGCCACCCACGGCAACATCTTG AACGGTTCGAGCAATAAAAGCACTAAAATCGGGCAACCACGGGATGATATTCATTCCTCCGAACCCAAGGCAGCAACGAGCTCTGCTGCTGTCTGGTATAAGCAGGTTGATCAAAGCAGTAGACCTCCGGGGCCACCTAAGGGTTACATTCACGTGAGAGCAAGAAGAGGTCAAGCCACGGACAGTCACAGCCTGGCAGAGCgagtaagtcgg GCTAGGCGAGAGAAGATCAGTGAGAGGATGAAAATTCTTCAAGAGATAGTCCCGGGATGCAATAAG GTAATTGGGAAGGCGCTCATGCTCGACAAGCTTATCAACTACATACAGTCACTTCGACAGCAAGTCAAG TTCTTGTCCATGAAACTAGAAGCAGTTAATTCGAGGACGAACATGAACCCGAACATAGATGGATTCCCCCCAAAAGATGTGAGTGTTCGGCACATATTACAGTATGATGAAGGTAATGCGTATAAGTTGACAAgtcggaaaaataatatatttaaaccTTGCTGGTGTTTGATGATGCTTCAGCCCTTTGATGCCACCGGGATGATGTTTGCCCCACAAACTGCACGAGAATACATGTCAGCACCGGAACCTGAATGGCTTCATATGCAGATTGGCACCAACTTTGAGCAGCCGGAATGA
- the LOC116215916 gene encoding transcription factor bHLH79-like isoform X5 — MDPLLITESAFSAASLSAYSLSEIWPLRGEASNRVPTGLQVGSLGRLGKQDGTGEASMVTAHSGRRKRKGVTAGMEEEDGGSSRMCSATHGNILNGSSNKSTKIGQPRDDIHSSEPKAATSSAAVWYKQVDQSSRPPGPPKGYIHVRARRGQATDSHSLAERVSRARREKISERMKILQEIVPGCNKVIGKALMLDKLINYIQSLRQQVKCLPCSSCP, encoded by the exons ATGGACCCTCTGCTGATCACCGAGTCTGCCTTCTCTGCCGCAAGCCTTTCCGCATACAGCCTCTCCGAGATTTGGCCGCTCCGTGGGGAGGCTTCCAACAGAGTGCCTACGGGTCTCCAAGTAGGGAGCCTAGGCAGGTTGGGAAAACAGGACGGTACAGGAGAAGCTTCGATGGTTACAGCGCACAGCGGCAGACGGAAGAGGAAGGGGGTGACGGCGGGGATGGAGGAGGAAGATGGCGGGTCTTCCCGGATGTGTTCTGCCACCCACGGCAACATCTTG AACGGTTCGAGCAATAAAAGCACTAAAATCGGGCAACCACGGGATGATATTCATTCCTCCGAACCCAAGGCAGCAACGAGCTCTGCTGCTGTCTGGTATAAGCAGGTTGATCAAAGCAGTAGACCTCCGGGGCCACCTAAGGGTTACATTCACGTGAGAGCAAGAAGAGGTCAAGCCACGGACAGTCACAGCCTGGCAGAGCgagtaagtcgg GCTAGGCGAGAGAAGATCAGTGAGAGGATGAAAATTCTTCAAGAGATAGTCCCGGGATGCAATAAG GTAATTGGGAAGGCGCTCATGCTCGACAAGCTTATCAACTACATACAGTCACTTCGACAGCAAGTCAAG TGTTTACCTTGTAGTTCTTGTCCATGA
- the LOC116215916 gene encoding transcription factor bHLH79-like isoform X4 gives MDPLLITESAFSAASLSAYSLSEIWPLRGEASNRVPTGLQVGSLGRLGKQDGTGEASMVTAHSGRRKRKGVTAGMEEEDGGSSRMCSATHGNILNGSSNKSTKIGQPRDDIHSSEPKAATSSAAVWYKQVDQSSRPPGPPKGYIHVRARRGQATDSHSLAERARREKISERMKILQEIVPGCNKVIGKALMLDKLINYIQSLRQQVKFLSMKLEAVNSRTNMNPNIDGFPPKDPFDATGMMFAPQTAREYMSAPEPEWLHMQIGTNFEQPE, from the exons ATGGACCCTCTGCTGATCACCGAGTCTGCCTTCTCTGCCGCAAGCCTTTCCGCATACAGCCTCTCCGAGATTTGGCCGCTCCGTGGGGAGGCTTCCAACAGAGTGCCTACGGGTCTCCAAGTAGGGAGCCTAGGCAGGTTGGGAAAACAGGACGGTACAGGAGAAGCTTCGATGGTTACAGCGCACAGCGGCAGACGGAAGAGGAAGGGGGTGACGGCGGGGATGGAGGAGGAAGATGGCGGGTCTTCCCGGATGTGTTCTGCCACCCACGGCAACATCTTG AACGGTTCGAGCAATAAAAGCACTAAAATCGGGCAACCACGGGATGATATTCATTCCTCCGAACCCAAGGCAGCAACGAGCTCTGCTGCTGTCTGGTATAAGCAGGTTGATCAAAGCAGTAGACCTCCGGGGCCACCTAAGGGTTACATTCACGTGAGAGCAAGAAGAGGTCAAGCCACGGACAGTCACAGCCTGGCAGAGCga GCTAGGCGAGAGAAGATCAGTGAGAGGATGAAAATTCTTCAAGAGATAGTCCCGGGATGCAATAAG GTAATTGGGAAGGCGCTCATGCTCGACAAGCTTATCAACTACATACAGTCACTTCGACAGCAAGTCAAG TTCTTGTCCATGAAACTAGAAGCAGTTAATTCGAGGACGAACATGAACCCGAACATAGATGGATTCCCCCCAAAAGAT CCCTTTGATGCCACCGGGATGATGTTTGCCCCACAAACTGCACGAGAATACATGTCAGCACCGGAACCTGAATGGCTTCATATGCAGATTGGCACCAACTTTGAGCAGCCGGAATGA
- the LOC116215916 gene encoding transcription factor bHLH79-like isoform X3 has protein sequence MDPLLITESAFSAASLSAYSLSEIWPLRGEASNRVPTGLQVGSLGRLGKQDGTGEASMVTAHSGRRKRKGVTAGMEEEDGGSSRMCSATHGNILNGSSNKSTKIGQPRDDIHSSEPKAATSSAAVWYKQVDQSSRPPGPPKGYIHVRARRGQATDSHSLAERVSRARREKISERMKILQEIVPGCNKVIGKALMLDKLINYIQSLRQQVKFLSMKLEAVNSRTNMNPNIDGFPPKDPFDATGMMFAPQTAREYMSAPEPEWLHMQIGTNFEQPE, from the exons ATGGACCCTCTGCTGATCACCGAGTCTGCCTTCTCTGCCGCAAGCCTTTCCGCATACAGCCTCTCCGAGATTTGGCCGCTCCGTGGGGAGGCTTCCAACAGAGTGCCTACGGGTCTCCAAGTAGGGAGCCTAGGCAGGTTGGGAAAACAGGACGGTACAGGAGAAGCTTCGATGGTTACAGCGCACAGCGGCAGACGGAAGAGGAAGGGGGTGACGGCGGGGATGGAGGAGGAAGATGGCGGGTCTTCCCGGATGTGTTCTGCCACCCACGGCAACATCTTG AACGGTTCGAGCAATAAAAGCACTAAAATCGGGCAACCACGGGATGATATTCATTCCTCCGAACCCAAGGCAGCAACGAGCTCTGCTGCTGTCTGGTATAAGCAGGTTGATCAAAGCAGTAGACCTCCGGGGCCACCTAAGGGTTACATTCACGTGAGAGCAAGAAGAGGTCAAGCCACGGACAGTCACAGCCTGGCAGAGCgagtaagtcgg GCTAGGCGAGAGAAGATCAGTGAGAGGATGAAAATTCTTCAAGAGATAGTCCCGGGATGCAATAAG GTAATTGGGAAGGCGCTCATGCTCGACAAGCTTATCAACTACATACAGTCACTTCGACAGCAAGTCAAG TTCTTGTCCATGAAACTAGAAGCAGTTAATTCGAGGACGAACATGAACCCGAACATAGATGGATTCCCCCCAAAAGAT CCCTTTGATGCCACCGGGATGATGTTTGCCCCACAAACTGCACGAGAATACATGTCAGCACCGGAACCTGAATGGCTTCATATGCAGATTGGCACCAACTTTGAGCAGCCGGAATGA
- the LOC116215916 gene encoding transcription factor bHLH79-like isoform X2, whose protein sequence is MDPLLITESAFSAASLSAYSLSEIWPLRGEASNRVPTGLQVGSLGRLGKQDGTGEASMVTAHSGRRKRKGVTAGMEEEDGGSSRMCSATHGNILNGSSNKSTKIGQPRDDIHSSEPKAATSSAAVWYKQVDQSSRPPGPPKGYIHVRARRGQATDSHSLAERARREKISERMKILQEIVPGCNKVIGKALMLDKLINYIQSLRQQVKFLSMKLEAVNSRTNMNPNIDGFPPKDVSVRHILQYDEGNAYKLTSRKNNIFKPCWCLMMLQPFDATGMMFAPQTAREYMSAPEPEWLHMQIGTNFEQPE, encoded by the exons ATGGACCCTCTGCTGATCACCGAGTCTGCCTTCTCTGCCGCAAGCCTTTCCGCATACAGCCTCTCCGAGATTTGGCCGCTCCGTGGGGAGGCTTCCAACAGAGTGCCTACGGGTCTCCAAGTAGGGAGCCTAGGCAGGTTGGGAAAACAGGACGGTACAGGAGAAGCTTCGATGGTTACAGCGCACAGCGGCAGACGGAAGAGGAAGGGGGTGACGGCGGGGATGGAGGAGGAAGATGGCGGGTCTTCCCGGATGTGTTCTGCCACCCACGGCAACATCTTG AACGGTTCGAGCAATAAAAGCACTAAAATCGGGCAACCACGGGATGATATTCATTCCTCCGAACCCAAGGCAGCAACGAGCTCTGCTGCTGTCTGGTATAAGCAGGTTGATCAAAGCAGTAGACCTCCGGGGCCACCTAAGGGTTACATTCACGTGAGAGCAAGAAGAGGTCAAGCCACGGACAGTCACAGCCTGGCAGAGCga GCTAGGCGAGAGAAGATCAGTGAGAGGATGAAAATTCTTCAAGAGATAGTCCCGGGATGCAATAAG GTAATTGGGAAGGCGCTCATGCTCGACAAGCTTATCAACTACATACAGTCACTTCGACAGCAAGTCAAG TTCTTGTCCATGAAACTAGAAGCAGTTAATTCGAGGACGAACATGAACCCGAACATAGATGGATTCCCCCCAAAAGATGTGAGTGTTCGGCACATATTACAGTATGATGAAGGTAATGCGTATAAGTTGACAAgtcggaaaaataatatatttaaaccTTGCTGGTGTTTGATGATGCTTCAGCCCTTTGATGCCACCGGGATGATGTTTGCCCCACAAACTGCACGAGAATACATGTCAGCACCGGAACCTGAATGGCTTCATATGCAGATTGGCACCAACTTTGAGCAGCCGGAATGA